AACGACGCACACACTTGGCCTATATCGAACCAACTCCAACAAGGTGGGGTTCCGCTATGGCCAGGTTTCTAACTTACGACCTCAACCCAACGCACTACCCTGACATAATCGCGTTGCTGTTAACATGACATATTGACGTTGCTACGACACGTAAAGTCGCGAAACAAAATCGCCGAGAGTAAAAACCACCGCAGCGCTTGACTCGCCATTCCGTAATCGTGATAGGAATAGTGCATGAAATATTTCGTCGGATGTTCGCTATGGCAGATTTGATCAAGATCAACGCCGGCTTCGCCACCGTCGGCCAAGGCGCCGGACCAATGATGGTGACCTGGAAAGCCGGACTATTTCAAAAACATGGACTCGATGTCCCGCGCCCGCCGGTGATGGGCGGCGCCCGCGGCGTTGTGCGCGGATTGCTGTCCGGCGAAATTCAATTTGGCAATTTAGCCGCTCCCGCTCCGCTCAGAGCGAATCTCAAAGGCGAAGCGGACGTGGTATTTTTAACCGGCGGCATCAATCAACAGTTTCTCGTCGGCCGGCCGGGAATCAGCAGTCGCCATGAATTAGCAGGCAAGAAAATCGGCACCGTGGCCGACGGCGGCATTGGCGACGCCTTGGTGAAGTTTGTCATCGCCAAACTGGCCGCCGCTGGAATCAGCGGGCTGCAAGAAGTGGCCATCGCCCATGGCGCCGAAGCGGAAATGGACGCGCTACTTAGCGGCAAAGTCGACGTCGTCGTCGGCACGCCGCCGGAATGCATTGACGCGGTGCGCCATGGCTGCAAATATTTGCTCGACTTCGCCGAGTACGGACTCAATTATGCGCTCGGCGGGATCGCCGGCCGGCGCGATTATATCGAAAAGAATCCCGAGATCACCCGCAAGTTCGTCAAGGCCTACGTCGAAGGCATGCACCGCTACCGCACCGACCGCGAATTCACCGTCGATGTCCAGGCCGATTATAGCGGCATCGCCGACCGCACCATCGCCGAAGAAACCTACGACCTCACCCAACCCGGCATGCCGCGGGCGCCCTATCCCGTTGTCGCCTCGCTCCAAACTCTGCTCGACTTCATGGCCAACGAATTACCCGAAGCCAAAGGCGCCGACGCGCGAAAATTCGTCGACGACCGCTATGTCCGGGAACTGGAAGATAGCGGCTTCATCGAATCATTGGGGTAAGTGCAACATGATCAAGTTTGGCTTCGTCTTCCTTTGCTGGTTGGCCATAGTTAAGCCAACGGTCGCGGCTACAAATGATGCTTTGCTCGACGCCGCCAAGCGCGAAGCTGAAGTGGTTTACTATGCGTCGATGAATCTCGGCGAAGCCAACGCGATCATCGGCGAGTTTGAGAAGCGTTACCCTTTTATCAAGGTCAAATTGAATCGCACCGGCAGCGAAAAGTTGCTAACCCGCATACTCACCGAGTTTCGCGCCAAGAAAACTTTCGCCGACGTGATTCAAACCGTCGAGTTCAGCATGCATATCTTGAATCGCAGCGGCGTCCTGGCACGCTACCTGCCGCAATCCAACGCTTCTTATCCCAGCCAATTTAAAGAAGAGGGATTTTGGACCACGGTTTATTACAACGCCTACGTTACCGCCTATAACAACAAGCTGGCGGCGAAAGCGAGTTTACCGAAAAACTATGACGATCTGCTCGACGTGAAATGGAAAGGCAAGCTCCTGATGGAGGGAACCAAAGCCGATTGGTTCGCCGGCATGCTGCAAATTCTCGGTCAGGAGCGCGGCATGAATTTTATGCGCGCCCTGGCCAAGCAGCAGCCCAGCCCACGCGAAGGCCACGAGTTGCTGGCGCAATTGGTCGCCGCCGGCGAGGGCGTTTTCGATATCAATATTCCAGTGTCGTCGGTGGAACGGATGAAAGAGCGCGGCGCGCCCATCGACTGGACCGCCCTCGGCCCAGTGCCGGCGATCATGGTCGGCGCCGGCTTGGCCACCGGCGCACCCCATGCCAACGCGGCGAAATTGTTTTTGGAGTTCGTACTCTCGCGTGAAGGGCAGAAGCTGATGCAGACGCCGGGGCGCCATATCGCGCGCAGCGACGTTGCCATGGAGCAAGCCGCCATGTTGAAAGAGTTAAAAATCGTCCCGGTCAACCCTGCGTTGGCGGAAAAACTCGACGAGTACGCTAAACAACAACGAGCGATTTTCGGCGGCTAATTGTATTGGTCCCATAAGTCTTATAAGTCCTAATTTTCGGAAGGAGAACCCCCATGCGCTTCATGTTTCTAAACCATTCAGCCCAACGCCATTCCGCTGAGCTCGAAGTTCACATCGCCAAGCTGCTCAAAAGCTACGCCTCGCCGGACACAACTTTTGAACTCGCCTATCCCGAAGATCTCGGCGGCGGCGCGGTCTTGAGCTTACTCGAAGAACGCAAGGCGCTCTCCGGCCTGCATCATATTTTGGAAACCCCGGCGTTGGTAAAAAAAGCCATCGAAGCCGAGCGCCAAGGCTTCGACGCGGTTATCCAGAGCAACACTTTCGATCCCGGCGTCGAAGCGAGCCGCTTGGCCGTGCGCATTCCGGTGATCGGTTTACTGCGCGCGTCGCTCCATTTTGCCGCCAGCATTTGCGACCGCTTCGGTTTGATCGTGCCGCTGGAAACCCACATGCCGCACACCATGCGGCTGGTGCAGACTTATGGCATGTCGTCCTTCGTCACCGGCATCCGCACCGTCGCGCTGTACGACACCGGCGATCTATCCGGCTACCATGACGTGGTTATCGAGCATACACTGAAGGTCGGTAAAGAACTGGTCGCCCAGGGCGCCCAAGCGATCATCCCGCTGGGCGGCAAGATTTATCCCTACGTCGTCACGCCGGAAGAATTGGAACCCCATCTCGGCGTGCCGGTGATCAATACCAAAGCGGTGGGTGTGAGCTACGCCGAGCTGATGGCGCGCAATAACATCAAACACAGCATCAAAGCCTATCCCTGCCCGACCGGCTTGGATCCCGACGCGGTGTCGAAGCGTTCCAAGTGATAACCGCGCCCGCGGGTGGCAATGGGTTTGAGCAATTATTATCAGCTGATTTGAATTTTTCGTGAGGAGAGCCGCAGACAATGATTATCGACAGCGACGGACATTTTTTTGAGACCGAAGAGATTTTCGACAATCACATGGAGCCGGCCCTGCGCAATTACCGGCCGCGGCTGCTCGGCGACGAACAGGGACATAACTTTTGGGTCGTCGACGGTCAGACCTCTTACAAACGGCCGACCATCAAAGGCGCCGGCGCGCCGGGAACCGCCGCCCCTCCGGGCAAAGCGTTGCAATCGGCGCGGCGCGCTTCGCCCGGCAGCCAAACGCTGAACAACATCAAAGAGCGCTTAGCCGACCTCGACCGCGAGCGGATCGACTTGCAGTTCATCTACCCAAGCTTTCTCTTGCATGCCAATGCCTGGCCCGACGGGATTTTGGGCAATGGCATTTGCCGCGCCTACAACACCTGGCTCAACGACGCTTGCAACCAAGCGCCCGACCGCTTGAAAGCCGTGGGCGTTGTGTCGCTGCTCGATCCTGAAGGCGCCGCCAAGGAAATCACTCGCCTGAGCGACATGGGCGTCAAAGCGGTGATGATCAACGGCACCGCCGGCGCGCGCCGACTCGATCATCCTGACCACGATGTTTTCTTCGCCGAATGCGACCGGGTCAAAATGCCGATCGCCGTGCACTTCAGCTTGCAGTTTCCTTACGTCGACACGTTGTTCGAGCATCATTTTCCCAACCGCGTGTTGGCCGGCATTTTTCCGATCATGGCCGGCCTCACCAGCGTGCTCTGCTCCGGCCTGCTCGACCGCTATAAGAATCTGAAATTCGCCTTTCTCGAAGGCGGCATCGGCTGGGTGCCGGCCCATGTCGAACGCATGGACGATCACTTTGACAATCCGCGCTACGGCGCCAAGGATCTGCTCAGCCATCCGCCCAGCGATTATTTGAAAACTGGCCGGCTGTTTTTCGGCTGCGAAGGCAACGAAGCGACGCTGCCCAAAATCATCGGCGAAGTCGGCGAAGATCAGTTCATGTTCTCCTCCGACTTTCCTCACGCCGATCGCACCGAAGGCACCGCCACGCTACTCAAGGATCGCAGTGATATCGCTGCGCCCGTGCGCCAGAAACTATTGGAAGACAACGCCCGTCATTTTTACGGTCTATAACGCCAAAACCCCAACCCACGGCTTCGTTGAACAATTGCCCGCGCCGGACCATCGTTGCGCTTGAGTTTTGCGACATTCCATGGTCCTTTTGAATTGAATGAAGGGGGCAACGTCTAAACGTTGAAAGGAGGTGAGATCATGAAAAACGCAATTAAAGTTATCGTAGCAGTGACGACTCTAGCTTTCGCAGGGGTGAGCTTCGGCCAAGCCAAGCCGGCGGTTCCAGCCACTCCCGCGGTTCCTTCGGCACCAGCCATGGACAAGAAAATGGACAAGATGGCCGAGAAGGTCACCGACAAAGTGGGCGACAAGGCCGAGGATATGACCAAGGGCAAGGCCAAAGGTAAAGCTAAGAAGGTAGTTAAAAAGACCGCCGAAAAAAGCAAGGATGTGATGGAAAAGAAAGACGGCGCGATGGAGAAGAAGACCAAGTAACCTCTCTCGCTCTCGTTCTTCAAAGGGGTAATCGAATCATCTATTGCCCCTTTTTTTGTTTCCGGCCAACTACCGATTGGACCGAACATCAGATTAATCATCCACTCACCGGGAAGGGGCAAGCCTGGAGCAGTGAAGCCACCCGACTGTGAAATCACAAAGTTTATTTTATCCGCGGCGCCAAACTATGAGGCTCCTCCCGATCGACTCCGTCGCACCGTAATCCAAGAATAGTTAGGGGCAGAGGCCCATTGGCTTCACTGCGGAGGGCTTGCCCCTTCCCGCCCGCCAACCGTCAAGCGCGAAATCTCGGCTGAGCGTCGTCACCAGTCTCCAGCTTGATTTCTCCCAGCGCGATACAATAGAATTTTTCTTAAACAGGAGTCGTCGATTGGCCGTGTCGAGAAGGAGGAGCGGAGATGGAGCTGCCGAAATGTCAGAAATGCAACAATGGGGTGTTGATTCCCCTATCGGATTACGGCCAAGAAGGCGCCTCCGTGATGTACAAAGCCTGGGCTTGTACCAATCCCGATTGCGGCTTTACCCTGCGTATCGATAAAGGCGAAGTCACCTACGGCAAACGTATCGAGCACAAACATTATTAACGCCTGCCGATCAGACCACCGTTGAACGGGTCGCCGACTACGTCATCGCGCCGCACTTACGCCGGCATGCTCTGATTGAAACTCAGAATCGCCCGGCCAAATAGCTCACAGCCTTTTTTCAGCGCCTCTAGACATTTCTGCTGCGCGACGGAATCCGTGGCATAGCGCTTGAGAATCTCCGGCGCGATCCACTCATGGCCTGCTTCTTCGGCGAGCAAAACGTCGCGGTAAATCGCCGCCGTGGTCGGATCGATGGCCGTCACCCGTTCGATAAACGACTTCGAGGTGCGCGGGAAAAATTCTTCATGGCCGAACTGCACGCTGGCGATCAACTCGCAGAGCGAACCTAACGAGGAATGAAAATCCCACAGCTCTTTTAACTCCGTCAGCGGGCTATTCCACAAAGCATCGGGATCGCCATTGAGTTCGCTAATCCGTTGGCGCAGGATCGTCGTATGTCTGAGTTCGTTGACGACGTACTCGGACATGGGCTGCTGCAAATCGAGATCGGGAATCTTCCCGACCCACGGCGCGGTTACTTCCGCCGCTTTGCGTTCCATCACCACGCCGAATTGCAAGCGGCGCAGCACCACGGCGGCGCTAAGCGGCTTCTCGGCGCCGTAACTTTTGCGCTCGGCGTTCATCTTCTCCCAGAACGCTTCGCGGGTGGCGACCAACTGATTGAGAAACTCTTCCGGCGTTAAAGTTTCCATAGCTCCCTCGATTCAACTCACCGCATGGTGATTGACTCCCGATTTCATTTAGGTTTAAACAATACAAGAAATTCGCCTGCGGTAAAAGCTCGCAACCGGCGCCGAACCGAGCCCGTTCAATAAACCCAAAATGGATTCCGCCCAAGCTAAAACCACCGTCGACAACCTTTACAAGGATGTCCACCAGCATTGGGACCGCACCATCAATCGCGGCGAGTTTATGACCCGGCTGCGTGAAGGAACGTTGCCGCTCGCTTGCTTGCGCCGTTTCTTTAAAGACTGGGGTCTCTTTTCGATTGAGGTCGTCGCCCTCAATGCAGTCTCTTACTACGTTCATCTGCCATTTTTCGTCGACAACTTCGATCTACTCGGGCCGCTGTGCGACAAAGTCGCCGAGGAATTGATTTCACCTAAACCGCCTGGCCATATTTTGATCCTGCTGGAAACAGCGAATGCGTTGGGCCTGTCCAAAGAGGAACTGTTCGAGCAACCAGCTTCCGCAGCCGGCCGCGCCATCAGCGACTATTGCCGGCGGGTTTTCCAAGATGGCTCGATCATCGAGTTGTGGGGCGCCCATGTCTACGAAGAAACCCTCGGCCACTGGTCCAAACAATGGGGCCAGGCGCTCGTCACTCACTACGGCATGAGTAAACGCCAGGCGATTTACTTCACCGAGCACGCCGAAGCCGACTTGGTGCAACATGCCGACCGCATGGGCCACGGACCGCTCAATCGCATGATCCTACAGCGCATCTTAGAACAGGGCCGAACCGCAAAGAAGTTGGGCTACGATCCGAAATATTGCGCCTACACCATGGTCGATTTGCAAGCGTTGATGGAACAACACGCGCTGGCCAATCCCTACCCGTCGTAAATTTCGCCGTATCAGCGAATCGACAATTTCGAATTAAGCGTAAAGATGCGAAGCCTTCGCGTACTCGCACTCGGTCTACTGCTACTTAGTTTCACTCAACTAAGCGTGGGTGCCGCCTTGCCCGGCAAATGGCAGATTCGCGCGCCGCTGCAAACCGCGCGCACCGAGGTCGCCGCCGCCGAGATTGGCGGCAAAATTTTTCTCATCGGCGGCTACGAAAAAAATGGCGATCTGGTGGAAGAATATGATCCCGCTAAAGATAGCTGGCGGCGGCGCGCCTCTTTGCCCAAACCGCTGCACCATATCGGCGCCGCCGCGGTTAACGACAAGATTTACGTCATCGGCGGCTACATCTCCGGCGTCGGACCGGTCGATACGGTCTACGAATACGATCCGGCCGCCGATCGATGGACCGGCAAAAAAGCGCTGCCAACGGCGCGCGGCGCATTAGCCGTCGGGATCATCGACGGCAAGATCTACGCTGTCGGCGGCGTCTCGACCAACGGCAAGAACACCAACGCCAACGAAGCTTACGATCCGGTAAAAGATAGCTGGGAAAAACGCGAGCCGCTACCGACGCCGCGCGATCATCACGCCATCGGCGTCGTCAACGGCAAACTCTACGCCATCGCCGGCCGCATCAACGGCAACCACGACCGCAGCGTCAGCGGCAATGAGGAATACGATCCGGTAAAAAACCTCTGGAGCACGCGCGCGCCGATCCCCAGCGTGCGCAGCGGCGTTGCCGCCGTGTCATTTAACGAAAAAATTTTCGTCTTCGGCGGCGAATATAGCCGCAAAACTCAAAACCAAGTCGAGTCCTACGACCCAGAAAAAAATCACTGGCAGCGTTGGTCGCCCATGCCCACCGCCCGCCACGGCCTCGGTGCGGCAGTCATCGGCAACTCGATCTACCTGATCTCTGGCGGCCCCAAACCGGGCGCGTCGTTTTCGTCGGTGAATGCAATGTTCACGCCGTGAAGAATTGAAACTCGAAGCGTAGGTCCGTACCCCTCGATACGCGACATCGGAAGGCCGCTACTCGGGGAATCGGATTTTATTTTCCGAATTCCCGAGTAGGTTTCGTAGAAACCGTATCGAGGGACATCGGCGTTTTTACCTCCGACCGCCCTGAGTAACACGAAGTGCGTAGCGAAGGGCTCCATGACCAAAACCTTCAAGCGATAAAGAAATGCAAAATTTTCTTTGGCAACCAATCGAGCCTACCGGGAAAATTTCCTGAGACAAATCCCACATGCCCGCCAAAATCAGGGAAATCCAAAGTCACTGAATCGGATACTTCTCCATCACGAGGCAGCGCGGATGCCGGCAAGAACGGATCGTTGCGCGCGTTGATCATAAGAGTTGGAATTTGAATGTGCTTGAGCCACGGCTTGCTGCTCGATCTTGTCCAGTAGTCGTCGGCATCTTTGAAACCGTGAATCGGCGCGGTGTAGAGATCGTCGATTTGACGAAACGTCAAACAGGTCAAAATCTCGGCGGGATCGATGTTCAAACCGTGCTGAGAAATTTTAGCCAGCATTTTTCGTTTCAACGAGCGCAGAAACCGGCGGGTATAAATCAATCGGCGATGGCCGAAGTCCAACACGCTCGCCGCCGCGGCCAAATCCACCGGCGCCGATACCGCCACGGCGCGTTCGACGATCGCGCCAGCCTCGCTGCCTGTTTCGCCGAGCCATTTCAAAAGCATATTGCCGCCGAGCGATACGCCGATGGCGTAAATTTCACTGCGCGGATCGCGCGCTTTCAGCCGGCGCAGGATCCAATCGATCTCGGCGGAATCGCCGGAATGATAGGCGCGCGGCAAGCGATTCATTGCACCGCTGCAGCCGCGAAAGTTGACCACGACGCAACGCCAACCTCGGCGGCTCGCAAACGCCAGTAAGCTGCGCGCGTAGTGGCTTTGCGACGAACCTTCAAGACCGTGAAACAACACCAGCAACTTCGCGCTGTCATGATTGGCATCGACAATATCCAAATCGATGAAATCGCCGTCGGGCGTCTCCCAGCGCTCGCGCCGATAGCTAATCGGATATTGCCCCGCCATCATGCGCGGGTAGATAGTTTGCAAGTCGCCGCCCGGCAACCACCACGGCGCGTGATAATCTCCACCGCTGTACGGTTTGCCGTTGCGTCCAGCACTCATCGCTTCGCGACAAACCTCAATCGACTTTGCGCCAAAGCGTCAGTTCGATCGGCTCCGCCAACAACGCCGGTGCCAGTTCGAAAATGCGCTGGATATGCGGCGCCGCCAAGTGATTGTTCATGTCACTCTCGCTAATCCAATTCTCGTGAAACAGGAATACCGAATCATCGTCTTTGGCGACGTGCATGTCGTAATTGATACAGCCTTTTTCCAGTCGTGTCGGCGCCAGTAACTTTTGCAACGCTTCATAGGCCTGCGTTTTGGTTTCCGGCTTGGCCTTGACGCACACCACCACGGTAACTTGCCCAGCTGACATATTCGAACTCCTTTCCGATCGCCGCTAATGTAGCACAAACCGCTCTTGAACCGACATCAAAGCGTTGTCACGCCGGCGCCGCCCTGTTACGCTTCGAGGCGATGACAGCCGATTCGATCACTGGCGCCGAAGCCGCCGTAGAAATGCTCAGACTGCACGGCGTCGAAATTATATTCGGCCTTTGCGGCGACACCAGCTTGCCGTTCTACGACGCTCTGGCGCGGTTGCCACACGGCATGCGCCATATTCTAGCCCGCGACGAGCGCTCGGCAGCCTACATGGCCGACGGCTACGCGCGGGTGTCTGGCAAAGTCGGCGTCTGCGAAGGACCGAGCGGCGGCGGCGTGACTTACATCATTCCCGGTCTCGCCGAAGCCAACGAATCTTCCGTGCCGCTCTTGTGCATCAACAGCGATATTTCCGTCGCCGCGCGCGGCCGTTACACGTTAACCGAGCTAGACATCGACGCGCTCATGCGGCCGGTGACCAAGTGGAACACCGTGCTCGATCGCGCCGAAAATCTGCCCCAAGCGTTTCGCGAAGCGTTCAAGCAAATCACTTCCGGGCGGCCCGGCGCGGCGCATATTGCACTACCGTTCGATGTCCAGAATGGTTCAGTAGCAAGCGCGGAAATTTATTGCGATCCAAAATTCGGTAGCTGTCCGGCGCAACGGATCGCCCCCGAAGTGAATTCAGTCGAAGCCGCCGCGCGCATACTTACTCATGCGCGCAATCCGGTGTTTATCTGCGGCGGCGGAGTCGTGATCTCACAAGCCGAGAGTGAACTCGTCCAACTCGCCGAACGGCTGTCGGCGCCGGTGGCGACCACCATCAGCGGCAAAGGCTCGATTGACGAACAGCATGCGCTCGCGGTCGGCGTGGTCGGCTCCAACGGCGGCACCCTTGAGACCCGCGCGATCATTGACCAAGCCAATCTAATTTTTTTCATCGGCTGCCGCGCCGGCTCGGTGACCAGCGAACGTTGGCGCCATCCCGCGAAGGGAGCGACCCAAGTGATTCATCTCGATGTCGATGCGGCAGTTCCCGGCAAGAATTATCCAGCAGACGCAGCGCTGATCGGCGATGCCAAACTCGGGCTAAAAATGTTGAATGAAGCGCTAGCCGCGACGCACCGACCGCTTGAAGCAAAAAATGTCGAAGTGGCAAAAGAACAAAAGTTCGCTAGATTCCAAGCGCTAGCCGAATCCAATGACACGCCGATCAAACCCGAACGCGTGGTCGCCGAACTCTCCCGCGCGCTGAATGACGATGCCATCATCGTCGCTGACGCGGGAACGCCTTGCCCATATTTCTCTGCGTACTATCAGGTGCGCGGCGGCGGCCGGAAATTTATTTCCAACCGCGCCCACGGCGCCCTCGGCTACTCGATGGCGGCGGCGATGGGTGCCCATTTCGCAAAGCCGAATGTCAAAGTCGTCTCGGTCATGGGCGACGGCAGCTTCGGCTTCACCTGCGGCGAGCTCGAAACCGCCGTGCGTTATCACCTGCCGGTGATGTTTATCGTCATCGCCAATGCCACCTACGGCTGGATCAAAGCCGGACAGCGCTCGGGTTACGGCCAACGTTATTTTTCCGTCGACTTCACCGTCACCGATCACGCCGCCGTCGCCGCCGCCTTCGGCGTCAAAAGCTGGCGCGTCACCGAACCGAACGAATTAGCGAAGGTGTTGAAAGAAGCGTTAGCGCACGACGGACCGACTCTAGTCGACATCGTCTGCCAGCCGTTGCAAGACGCGAAGGCGCCGGTCTCCGAATGGATCGCGTGAAAGAAGGCAACAGGCATTAGGCAACAGGCAATAGTTATGAAGCCCTTTTCCGTTCTGACTATTGCCTAATGCCTGTTGCCTATTGCCTTCTTCAGTTTTTCAGCCGCACTTTCGTGCCAAGATTGGCGCAATCCTCATCAGTCAACAATCCCGCGGCGCGGATGCCGTGGGCGGCGAGTTCTTCGTCGCGCTCTTGGGTGTCGCCGGTGACGCCGACGGCGCCGATGACGTCGCCCGCTTGATCGCGGATCAACATGCCGCCGCCTTCGGCAAAAATCTGATCGTCCGAGGCGCGAATTAAATACTGCATGAACAACGGCCGCTCTTCGGTGCGCATACGCACGAGCGATGACGAGCGGCCGAGAGCGAGCGCCGCGTAAGCTTTACCGTAGGCCATCTCGAAGCGCATCATCGCTGAGTCGTCTTCTTTTTGAAACGCTTTCACCTTGCAGCCCGGCTCGACGACGATCACACTCATTGGCCGGCAAGCCAACTCACGGCCGCGCGCGAAGATCGCTTCGATGATGCGATTGGCTTGTTCCCGCGTGATCATGCTCATGATGCCTCCTTCAGCGATCACTTCTTCTTGTACAAGCTGTCGATATACCCGCTCTGATCCAGTTCTCGAACAAAACTCATATCGACAAAGTCTTCCGGCTTAGCGGCCTTCGCCTTGGCATCGGTCTCGGCCAGCGGCTCTAAAATATTTCTGATTCCCTCCAGCGTCGGATATTGTTTCGTCGGCAGTTTCAGGTCCGCGCTGACATCGTCGTAGGTCTTCTCCATGATCTCTTTGTCCTGGGCGCCGAGATATTTGAGCAGCACGCGCATGCCGAACTCGCGATCGGTCTTGATCCGATGGACGGCGTCGATTTGCGATTTGACATACCTTTTGACCAGGTCGGGATTTTCCCGAATGAAGCGGCGCGTCGAAGCGACGCCGGTGCTCTGCGTCGGCAGGCTCACGGCCGCGAGCGTGTAGAAACCTTTTTTCTGGCCGACGAAACTATCCGGTGGGTTGAGCACCGCGGCGCGCACTCTGCCGGTCTCCAAGGCGGTCACGCGATCCGATGCGGTGCCGATTTGGATGATTGTGACGTCTTTCACCGGCGTCAGGCCGAGCTTTTTAAGCGCGACGCGCGCGACAAAATCGGCCTGGCCGCCGAAGGTCGAGACCGCGATGGCGCCGCCTCTGAGCTGCTCGGCGGTTTTAACTTCCGGCCGGCTCATGAGCCAGTAGTCGGCGATCACCGAACCGCCGGCGATCATCACCGAATCGGCGCCCCTCAAGCTGGCGCTGACGATCGGCGGGCCGGTGACCTGGCTGATCGGCGTCTCGCGCGATAACAGCGCCATCACAGCCGTCGTGCTGCCGCGGAAAAAGACCAGCTGAATGTCCAAACCGTTCTTGCTAAAAATCCCCGCCTCTTTGGCCATCCACGCCGGAAACTGCGCCGCACTGATGGAGCCATAGCCGACGGTCATTTTGCTGACTTGCGCTGAAACGCTGGAGCATGAAAAAAATATCCACACGGCCAACGCCAATATGCCTGTCTTCATAACTTTCGCTCGTCCTTCATATCCGCTGCGAAAACAGCTAGCATGGGTTGTCGGATGCGGTGATCGAAGGGAACCGCATCGTTGACAAGTTGCCATCGATCGATGCGCTTCGCGGACTCCATCCTACGGATCTCTGCGCCGAACTCTGCGTTCTCCGTGTCTCTGCGGTGAATGATTCGGAAAAAACTAATAAACGCGCGCGACAGTTTAGCGAAACAGCACCGCCGCCAGTTCCGAACGAAACTGATCCGTCAACGGATCTTCCGGGCCCAACACTTCGAAGACTTGCACCATCGCCTTGCGCGCGCCGTCGTCTTTGAATTTGCGGTCGGCTTTGACGATGGCAAGAAACTCGATCAAAGCTTCTTGATACTTTTCCACCCCGGCCAAACTTTGCGCCAGCTCGAAGCGCGCTTCCATGTCCTTGGGATCGGCTTTGATTTTCTCTCTTAATACAGACTCGTTGGCCGAAGCGCCGGCTTGCAAATTGATCCGCGCCAGCAAACGATCCGCTTCCTTGCGCTCGGCGGCGATCAACGGAATTCGCTCTAGATAATTCATCGCCCCATCGCGGTCGCCGCCGATCATCGCCAAGCGGCCCAGACCCAAGAGCGCTTTACCGTGATTGGCATCGCCCGCTAAGATCGCTTGATAGACCGCTTTCGCCTCGTCGACTTTACCTTCGGCCTCGAGTTCGGCGGCTGCCAGCGCTTCTTTGTCCGCCGACGACGGCAAAAATTTGGTTAAGAATTCGCGCAACGTCGGTTCCGGCAAGGCGCCAGTGAACTCCGACGCCAGA
This portion of the Deltaproteobacteria bacterium genome encodes:
- a CDS encoding antibiotic biosynthesis monooxygenase — protein: MSAGQVTVVVCVKAKPETKTQAYEALQKLLAPTRLEKGCINYDMHVAKDDDSVFLFHENWISESDMNNHLAAPHIQRIFELAPALLAEPIELTLWRKVD
- a CDS encoding amidohydrolase, producing the protein MIIDSDGHFFETEEIFDNHMEPALRNYRPRLLGDEQGHNFWVVDGQTSYKRPTIKGAGAPGTAAPPGKALQSARRASPGSQTLNNIKERLADLDRERIDLQFIYPSFLLHANAWPDGILGNGICRAYNTWLNDACNQAPDRLKAVGVVSLLDPEGAAKEITRLSDMGVKAVMINGTAGARRLDHPDHDVFFAECDRVKMPIAVHFSLQFPYVDTLFEHHFPNRVLAGIFPIMAGLTSVLCSGLLDRYKNLKFAFLEGGIGWVPAHVERMDDHFDNPRYGAKDLLSHPPSDYLKTGRLFFGCEGNEATLPKIIGEVGEDQFMFSSDFPHADRTEGTATLLKDRSDIAAPVRQKLLEDNARHFYGL
- a CDS encoding ABC transporter substrate-binding protein encodes the protein MFAMADLIKINAGFATVGQGAGPMMVTWKAGLFQKHGLDVPRPPVMGGARGVVRGLLSGEIQFGNLAAPAPLRANLKGEADVVFLTGGINQQFLVGRPGISSRHELAGKKIGTVADGGIGDALVKFVIAKLAAAGISGLQEVAIAHGAEAEMDALLSGKVDVVVGTPPECIDAVRHGCKYLLDFAEYGLNYALGGIAGRRDYIEKNPEITRKFVKAYVEGMHRYRTDREFTVDVQADYSGIADRTIAEETYDLTQPGMPRAPYPVVASLQTLLDFMANELPEAKGADARKFVDDRYVRELEDSGFIESLG
- a CDS encoding extracellular solute-binding protein, which codes for MRSAGSPAGAIISKRIPRSPASSSRPTSKACTATAPTANSPSMSRPIIAASPTAPSPKKPTTSPNPACRGRPIPLSPRSKLCSTSWPTNYPKPKAPTRENSSTTAMSGNWKIAASSNHWGKCNMIKFGFVFLCWLAIVKPTVAATNDALLDAAKREAEVVYYASMNLGEANAIIGEFEKRYPFIKVKLNRTGSEKLLTRILTEFRAKKTFADVIQTVEFSMHILNRSGVLARYLPQSNASYPSQFKEEGFWTTVYYNAYVTAYNNKLAAKASLPKNYDDLLDVKWKGKLLMEGTKADWFAGMLQILGQERGMNFMRALAKQQPSPREGHELLAQLVAAGEGVFDINIPVSSVERMKERGAPIDWTALGPVPAIMVGAGLATGAPHANAAKLFLEFVLSREGQKLMQTPGRHIARSDVAMEQAAMLKELKIVPVNPALAEKLDEYAKQQRAIFGG
- a CDS encoding alpha/beta fold hydrolase — protein: MSAGRNGKPYSGGDYHAPWWLPGGDLQTIYPRMMAGQYPISYRRERWETPDGDFIDLDIVDANHDSAKLLVLFHGLEGSSQSHYARSLLAFASRRGWRCVVVNFRGCSGAMNRLPRAYHSGDSAEIDWILRRLKARDPRSEIYAIGVSLGGNMLLKWLGETGSEAGAIVERAVAVSAPVDLAAAASVLDFGHRRLIYTRRFLRSLKRKMLAKISQHGLNIDPAEILTCLTFRQIDDLYTAPIHGFKDADDYWTRSSSKPWLKHIQIPTLMINARNDPFLPASALPRDGEVSDSVTLDFPDFGGHVGFVSGNFPGRLDWLPKKILHFFIA
- a CDS encoding galactose oxidase, translated to MRSLRVLALGLLLLSFTQLSVGAALPGKWQIRAPLQTARTEVAAAEIGGKIFLIGGYEKNGDLVEEYDPAKDSWRRRASLPKPLHHIGAAAVNDKIYVIGGYISGVGPVDTVYEYDPAADRWTGKKALPTARGALAVGIIDGKIYAVGGVSTNGKNTNANEAYDPVKDSWEKREPLPTPRDHHAIGVVNGKLYAIAGRINGNHDRSVSGNEEYDPVKNLWSTRAPIPSVRSGVAAVSFNEKIFVFGGEYSRKTQNQVESYDPEKNHWQRWSPMPTARHGLGAAVIGNSIYLISGGPKPGASFSSVNAMFTP